The proteins below come from a single Mya arenaria isolate MELC-2E11 chromosome 8, ASM2691426v1 genomic window:
- the LOC128244912 gene encoding muscarinic acetylcholine receptor M2-like yields the protein MTMNSRLLLLVVVWQCVKSQNMSLYPTSIDGNNTLNGTATTPLQNNNSSPAVHDLHDLSVVGKVCISVFGGCVSSATISGNVLIIVAFAQERKLQILNNYLLVSLAVADATVGAISMPLNIVFIVQGYWKFGRHFCDIFLLVNASSIAHIFLICVDRYLALSLPFRYRQFRNKRLLLLMIAGAWVFSFLFSAPWVYVWPYTQDVRQRSDTECHLVVFENKYMSLFLNSVVVFIPTIVMVVLYYKILKIARKSTRFKKCLKQRTDEKESSQSSLKNNANNTSSNGCCSGLRSLIDRSKSQKESGNETIEVTEPELHTGNEDEIKKEDDLAARQATRIQRHRDNRILKILGTVLITFIITWMPFNISTTLHPFCENCIPPTIWYFLSWFLTLNSSVNPYYYALCHSDFREAFKRILCCKQR from the exons ATGACTATGAATTCCCGATTGTTGTTGCTGGTAGTTGTGTGGCAATGTGTGAAATCCCAGAATATGTCGCTATACCCAACAAGCATTGATGGTAACAATACGTTAAATGGGACAGCTACAACCCCTCTTCAAAACAACAATAGTTCACCAGCGGTTCACGACTTACATGATTTGTCCGTAGTTGGAAAAGTCTGTATATCTGTCTTTGGTGGATGCGTTTCATCAGCTACAATATCTGGAAATGTCCTTATCATAGTAGCATTTGCACAAGAGAGAAAGCTGCAAATTCTTAACAATTACTTGCTTGTTAGCCTAGCCGTTGCGGACGCCACTGTTGGTGCTATTTCTATGCCTCTcaatattgtgtttattgttCAAGGATACTGGAAATTTGGACGACACTTTTGCGATATATTTCTTTTGGTAAATGCATCTTCAATTGCACATATTTTCCTTATCTGTGTCGACAGATACCTAGCATTGTCTTTACCGTTCAGATATAGACAATTTCGAAACAAGCGACTTCTACTATTGATGATAGCTGGAGCATGGGTATTTTCGTTTCTTTTTTCAGCACCATGGGTGTATGTGTGGCCATATACTCAAGATGTACGACAAAGGTCAGACACTGAATGTCATCTTGTGGTTttcgaaaacaaatatatgtcgttgtttttaaattcagtGGTTGTATTTATTCCTACGATTGTTATGGTGGttctttattacaaaatattgaagATAGCCAGAAAGTCTACCcgatttaaaaagtgtttaaagcAGAGAACGGATGAAAAAGAATCTAGTCAATCAAGTCTTAAGAATAACGCCAACAACACATCTAGCAATGGTTGTTGTTCAGGGTTACGATCCCTGATTGACAGAAGTAAAAGCCAGAAAGAATCTGGTAATGAAACAATAGAAGTAACTGAACCCGAGCTACATACAGGCAATGAAGAcgaaattaaaaaagaagacgATTTGGCGGCCAGACAGGCTACTAGAATTCAGAGACACCGAGATAACcgtattttaaagatattggGTACCGTTCTTATCACATTTATTATCACATGGATGCCGTTCAATATTTCAACCACATTACATCCTTTCTGTGAAAACTGTATCCCACCTACGATATGGTACTTTC TCTCGTGGTTTTTGACGTTAAACTCATCCGTCAATCCCTACTACTACGCTCTCTGCCACTCGGACTTTAGAGAGGCGTTCAAGAGGATACTTTGCTGTAAACAGCGCTAG